Genomic segment of Myxococcus stipitatus:
ACACGTAGCGGTCCGGGCGAAGCACCACCACGTCTGCCTTGTAGCGTGAGAACCACGCCTCCAGCCGGCCCTCGGTGTCCACGAGGACGTCCGCCGGAGGCTCGCCCGTGCGCGCGGGAGACCGCACCGTCCAGGCGCGCACGCCCAGCTCCGCGGCCAACGCGTGCGCCTGACGCAGCAACTCGGGCGCCGCCCCCGGCCGCGTGAGCACGGCGAAGTCGTTCCCCAGCACCCGGTCCAACAGCACCCGCTCGCCCGCGGTCCGCTCGACGTGCGGCTGGGGGAAGTACGTACCCTCGGGCGCGCCCTTTCCTCGCTGTCCCCCCAGGAGGAAGCCTTTCTCCAGCGCGAAGGTGGGCCGCGCCTTGAACTGGCGGATGAACGTCCCGGTGACGGGCAGGTGGTAGAGCGCCTGGATGAGCAGGTTGCGCAGCCGCGCCACCACCTGGCCTCCGCGCATCATCACCCGGCCCATCGCGTCCGAGCTCTCGATGATGCTCGTGACGTGTCCGCGCCGCTCCTGCTCATACGTGTCCAGGAGTGACGCGTCCGCGCGCCCCTCCAGCACCCGCGCCAGCTTCCAGGTCAGGTTCGCCGCGTCGCGGAACCCCGCGCACAGGCCTTGCCCCAGGAACGGCGGCATCAGGTGCGCCGCGTCTCCCAGGAGGAAGACCCGCCCCACCCGCCAGCGCTCCACGACTCGGCTGTGGTACGAGTGCACGTTGATGGAGGCGAAGGTCATCTCCTCCGTGCCGACATAGCGCGCGACGATGGAGCGCACGTGCTCGGGCCGCCGCACGGCCTCCAGGTCCGCGTCCGCATCCAACACGATGTCGAGGCGCATCTCGTCCAGCGCCGTCGGCGCGATGAAGCCCCGGCGGGTCGGCCCACACAGGTAGTTGGCGCAGCCGGGCTCCGGCGACTTCACGTTCACGGTGATGGCCAGGCAGTGCTCCAGCGCCGTCGTCCCCTCCAGCTTCAGGTCCAGCGTGCGGCGGACGAAGCTTCGGGCACCGTCGCAGGCCAGCAGGTAGCGCGCCCTCACCTCCACCTCCTGGCCGCTGGCGCCTTTTCGCATCCGCACCGTGAGCCCTTCGTCGTCCTGCGCGAAGGACAGGACCTCGTGCCCCAGCCACAGCCTCACGTGCTCGAAGCGCGCCAGGCCTCGCCGCATCGCCATCTCCATGCGCGGCTGCTGGATGAAGGCCCCCAGGTCATGCCCCAACGGCGCGTCGACTTTCGAGAAGTCCACTTCCGCGAGCGAGCGCAGGTCATCGTCGATGTAGCGGAGCGTCTTGCAGGCGTTGAAGCCAGGCGCCAGGTCGCCTTCCAGCCCTGCCGACTGAAAGATGCGCTGGGCCTCATCATCCGTGCTGATGGCGCGAGACTGTCCGTGCGCGGACAGCTCCTTCTCCACCACGAGCGTTCGCACACCCCGGAGCCCCAGCAAGTTGGCGGCCATGGCTCCCACCGGCCCACATCCGACGATGACGACATCCACGGATTCAAGAGCCATGTGCCCTCCAGGACTCGTTCCACGTTGAGCTGCCTTTGTTTCACGTCCCCCTCTACCCGCTACTCGACTCTAGAGGAGAGGACGCGACGCGGCGTCATTCTTGCGTGTTTGCGTTTCAGTGCCTTCGAGAATACCCATACACGCGAGGATGTTTGGGGGTTCGAGCGAGCTTCAAGATTTCGCTCGCATGAAACGACAGTGTCGAAAAGAGCGGTCGCATTGCTGTCTGGAACCCGGCAGGCGCACCGCAGCCAACGCGCGGCGTCGTGACCTACGCCGCGATGAGTGGTTTGGTACGAGTTCCCCCTCACGCGTGGTTCGCGAAGGAGTAGTCCGATGGAATGGCTTGAATTCTCCCGCTGGTCTCCCGAGGTGGAGCGGCAGCTCGCGCAGCAGGTGGCGCGGCTGGGCGCGACGGCGGCCTGTGGAACTTCGCCCACTCGACGTCTGCGCGCCCGGGCGTCCGTGGCGACCGTCTACCGGCTGCATGCGATGTTGCGCGAGTATCCTCGCACCAACCCCTGGGGGCACCCCTCCTCGGAGTGCTGAGCCCGGTTCGAGGCGGTCCTGAAGCGCTCGGGCGCTCGGGTATCGGTCCTCCCTGGCAAGGCTTGTCTGGTTGTCGACGGTGAGCAGTCCAGCGGCCTATTTCGAGGGCCCCGAGGACACTCCCTCCGGTGGAACGGCCAACGCCGCTTCTGCTGGCCCCGTGATTGATTGATACATCAATCCACCCTTCTCCCCCCTGCCCTGACACGCTGGCCGTGTGCGCCTCAGCGGGGTACGGTCCCCGCCCCTCCGGTTTGGAGGATGGCGAGGAGCCCCCGTCGGTGGTGAACAACCCGTGTCCGTGCAGCCGCCACTTCGTGCAGAGACACCTCCCGCAGGACTCGCGATGACGCCGCCTCGCGTGGAGGACCGCTGGGCGCGGCTCGTCCCCTGGCTGGCCGCGCTGCTGGGCTTCCTCTGGTTCATCGCCCTGGGCGGATGGCGGGCCCTGAACCCGACGGACCTGGACTGGCTGGGCTGGGGAGACCAGTCCCAGCAGGTCATCGGTTGGTTGTTCTTCCGCGACGCGCCGTGGGGATTTCCACTCGGCCAGACACCCGGCCTCATGCGTCCGCTGACGATGTCGGTGGGCTTCTCCGACTCGAACCCCTGGATGTCGGTGGCGTTCAAGCCGTTCTCGCCGTGGCTGCCCCAGGACTTCCAGTTCGTCGGCCTGTGGCTCGCGTCATGCCTCGTGCTTCAGGGATTCATGGGCGCCAAGGTGATGGCCCTGTTCACGCCTCGGCCCGCGCAGCAGCTGCTCGGCGCGACCCTCTTCATCCTGGCGCCCATCCTGGTCTTCCGCTTCGGACACAGCAACCTGAGCGCGCACTGGATGCTCACCGCGCTGCTGTGGCTCACCCTGCGTCCCCGCGCGAGTGCCCGGGACGCCTGGCGAACGCTGGGCGGGGCCCTGCTGCTCAGCGTGTTCGCCGCGGGCACCCATCCGTATCTGGCGATCATGACGTTCGCGCTCACGCTGGCGCTGCTCGTCTCCACCGTGCATCCGGAGCGGCTCCTGGGCTGGCGCCAGGCCGTCGTCGCGTTCGTCGCCGCGAACCTCGTCATGCTCGGCATGTTCTTCCTCTTCGGCTACATGGGCCAGGACGTGAGGGGCGACGCGGCCAGCGGGTTCGGCGACTACAGCGCGGACATGCTCACGCTCTTCAACCCGTTTGGCTGGTCGCGGGTGCTGCCTTGGATTCCGGCGCGGCCGGGGCAATACGAGGGGCTCGGCTTCCTGGGCTCGGGGGTCCTCGTGCTCGCGCTGATCGCGCTGGCCGGGAAGCCCTCGGACTGGTGGCCCCAGGCACGGGCGCAGCTGAAGGCACGCTGGCCGCTGGTGGTGGCGGTGGTCCTGATGATGCTCTTCGCGTTCTCGACGACGATGACCGCCGCGGGCGTCACCGTGGTGTCGATGCGCAAGGTGACCCAGCCGCTCATGCCGGTGCTCAACATGTTCCGAGCGTCCGGCCGCTTCATCTGGCCCATGCACTACCTGGTGCTCACCTGCATCCTCGGGCTCGTCCTGTGGCGCTGGCGCCGACACCCCGCTGTCGCGACGGGCGTGCTGGTGGCCGCGGTGGTGATTCAGGTCGCCGACACCGCGACGCTCTGGGTCCAGGACCGCTTCCGCACCGCCTCCTGGCCTCGGCTCCGCGCCCCCGAGTGGGAGCACCTGGACGCGACCTATCGGCACGTCGTCATGTTCCCCCCGTACATCCATGGCTCGATGGAGCCCTGCGTCGACAACACGTTCGCGTCCGATGACCACATGCGCTGGGCGGACCTCGCGTACCGCAAGGGCATGACGACCAACAGCGCCTACTCCACGCGCCTCAATGAGCGGAAGGTCGCCACCGTCTGCAACGCGCTCAAGGAAGACGTCGCGAACGGGCGCCTCGCGGAGGACACCCTCTACGTGGTCGACGGGCCCAGGCTCGCGCAGTTCCAGCGGCTGGGCGAGCGCGTCACC
This window contains:
- a CDS encoding bifunctional 3-(3-hydroxy-phenyl)propionate/3-hydroxycinnamic acid hydroxylase, with the translated sequence MALESVDVVIVGCGPVGAMAANLLGLRGVRTLVVEKELSAHGQSRAISTDDEAQRIFQSAGLEGDLAPGFNACKTLRYIDDDLRSLAEVDFSKVDAPLGHDLGAFIQQPRMEMAMRRGLARFEHVRLWLGHEVLSFAQDDEGLTVRMRKGASGQEVEVRARYLLACDGARSFVRRTLDLKLEGTTALEHCLAITVNVKSPEPGCANYLCGPTRRGFIAPTALDEMRLDIVLDADADLEAVRRPEHVRSIVARYVGTEEMTFASINVHSYHSRVVERWRVGRVFLLGDAAHLMPPFLGQGLCAGFRDAANLTWKLARVLEGRADASLLDTYEQERRGHVTSIIESSDAMGRVMMRGGQVVARLRNLLIQALYHLPVTGTFIRQFKARPTFALEKGFLLGGQRGKGAPEGTYFPQPHVERTAGERVLLDRVLGNDFAVLTRPGAAPELLRQAHALAAELGVRAWTVRSPARTGEPPADVLVDTEGRLEAWFSRYKADVVVLRPDRYVYGIAAGTSLDKLRLSLRGLIRPGSSGDGAGIRQAG
- a CDS encoding DUF6311 domain-containing protein — translated: MTPPRVEDRWARLVPWLAALLGFLWFIALGGWRALNPTDLDWLGWGDQSQQVIGWLFFRDAPWGFPLGQTPGLMRPLTMSVGFSDSNPWMSVAFKPFSPWLPQDFQFVGLWLASCLVLQGFMGAKVMALFTPRPAQQLLGATLFILAPILVFRFGHSNLSAHWMLTALLWLTLRPRASARDAWRTLGGALLLSVFAAGTHPYLAIMTFALTLALLVSTVHPERLLGWRQAVVAFVAANLVMLGMFFLFGYMGQDVRGDAASGFGDYSADMLTLFNPFGWSRVLPWIPARPGQYEGLGFLGSGVLVLALIALAGKPSDWWPQARAQLKARWPLVVAVVLMMLFAFSTTMTAAGVTVVSMRKVTQPLMPVLNMFRASGRFIWPMHYLVLTCILGLVLWRWRRHPAVATGVLVAAVVIQVADTATLWVQDRFRTASWPRLRAPEWEHLDATYRHVVMFPPYIHGSMEPCVDNTFASDDHMRWADLAYRKGMTTNSAYSTRLNERKVATVCNALKEDVANGRLAEDTLYVVDGPRLAQFQRLGERVTCGTVEGFNVCVAASSGKFRELLLRAAAPTQTPPAVNNTP